The following coding sequences are from one Rathayibacter sp. SW19 window:
- a CDS encoding YciI family protein, with the protein MTFYLISFPSAAMDLDESEFAAADRDSHAVIAEMKAAGVYRFGGGIDEDVAAVQVAADGTVIQQSYPQSRELNGGMTIIEVDTRQEALEWARKTTVGCHTVQELRQFMDDPES; encoded by the coding sequence GTGACTTTTTACCTGATCTCCTTTCCCAGCGCGGCGATGGACCTCGATGAGTCTGAGTTCGCAGCAGCGGACCGCGATTCCCACGCGGTGATCGCCGAAATGAAGGCCGCAGGCGTGTACAGGTTCGGAGGTGGTATCGATGAGGACGTCGCTGCGGTCCAGGTTGCTGCGGATGGCACCGTCATTCAGCAGAGCTATCCGCAGAGCCGGGAGCTCAATGGCGGGATGACCATCATCGAGGTCGACACCCGCCAGGAGGCGCTCGAGTGGGCGCGCAAGACGACGGTCGGCTGCCACACGGTGCAGGAGCTTCGGCAGTTCATGGACGATCCGGAGAGCTGA
- a CDS encoding nitroreductase family deazaflavin-dependent oxidoreductase, producing MPSLAHEVRRAVACISRTRAFRRVGPVVMPPLERGMRLLTGGRLQLSGLLVPSLVLHTVGVKSGLPRDTTLMYWPDGAGNLLVTGSNFARAEHPAWTGNLLAHPDAAVSVRGRRIRVHARLVEDDEREAVWALLEANWPGYRQYERAAGRVIRIFRLERV from the coding sequence ATGCCCTCACTTGCGCACGAGGTGCGACGCGCGGTCGCGTGCATCTCGCGCACACGAGCGTTCCGTCGCGTCGGCCCCGTCGTGATGCCTCCGCTGGAGCGCGGCATGCGGCTGCTCACCGGGGGTCGGCTGCAATTGAGCGGTCTCCTCGTTCCGTCTCTGGTATTGCACACGGTGGGGGTCAAGTCCGGTCTACCGCGCGACACCACGCTCATGTACTGGCCGGATGGCGCCGGCAATCTGCTGGTGACCGGGAGCAACTTCGCACGCGCCGAGCATCCGGCATGGACGGGGAACCTCCTCGCACATCCGGATGCTGCTGTCAGCGTCCGCGGGCGGCGCATTCGGGTGCATGCGCGTCTGGTCGAAGACGACGAGCGGGAGGCCGTGTGGGCACTCCTCGAAGCCAACTGGCCAGGCTATCGTCAATATGAACGAGCGGCCGGTCGCGTCATCCGGATCTTTCGTCTCGAGCGCGTCTGA
- a CDS encoding MBL fold metallo-hydrolase — protein MRLTKFEHAALLLEQSGKKLFVDPGSFTTALTDTVNTSAVVITHEHADHWTPEQLGRVLEMNPNVPIYGPAGVAAAASDFDIITVAAGDTVEAGGFTLRFFGGKHAVIHSSIPIVDNLGVLINDQLYYPGDSFTIPEGVEVDVLAVPSSAPWLKAAEFMDYVLAVKPKRSFPTHEMVNSVAGKKMANARIAWATEQSGGEFFALEPGDTLDI, from the coding sequence ATGAGACTGACCAAGTTCGAACATGCTGCGTTGCTGCTTGAACAATCAGGCAAGAAGCTCTTTGTCGACCCCGGGTCCTTCACGACCGCGCTGACCGACACGGTGAACACGAGCGCCGTCGTCATCACGCACGAACACGCCGACCACTGGACGCCCGAGCAGCTGGGCCGAGTGCTCGAGATGAACCCCAATGTGCCGATCTATGGGCCGGCCGGCGTCGCAGCCGCCGCGAGCGACTTCGACATCATCACGGTCGCGGCAGGAGACACTGTCGAAGCCGGAGGGTTCACCCTGCGTTTCTTCGGCGGCAAGCACGCCGTCATCCATTCATCGATCCCCATCGTCGACAACCTCGGCGTGCTGATCAACGATCAGCTGTACTACCCGGGGGACTCGTTCACCATCCCCGAGGGCGTCGAGGTCGACGTGCTCGCCGTGCCGTCAAGCGCGCCGTGGCTCAAGGCGGCCGAATTCATGGACTACGTGCTCGCGGTCAAACCGAAGCGCAGCTTCCCGACGCACGAGATGGTCAACTCGGTAGCGGGCAAGAAAATGGCCAACGCGCGAATTGCCTGGGCAACCGAACAGAGTGGTGGCGAATTCTTCGCCCTGGAGCCCGGCGACACGCTCGATATCTGA
- a CDS encoding cupin domain-containing protein, producing MKKTALAAAAREQLRAATDSTSGRAARTIYGGHDQRLRQTVIALTAGSTLAEHRSPGEASIQVIVGKVLLETATASWQLQAGDFLDLPADPHSVSATSDAAILLTVSNAA from the coding sequence ATGAAGAAGACCGCCCTGGCCGCCGCCGCTCGTGAACAGTTGCGGGCCGCCACGGATTCGACGAGCGGTCGCGCCGCGCGCACCATCTACGGGGGCCACGATCAGCGGCTACGGCAGACCGTGATAGCGCTCACCGCCGGTTCAACTCTCGCCGAACACCGGAGCCCAGGCGAAGCGAGCATTCAGGTGATCGTCGGCAAGGTGCTGCTGGAGACCGCGACCGCCAGCTGGCAATTGCAGGCCGGCGACTTCCTAGATCTGCCGGCCGACCCGCACAGCGTCAGCGCAACCTCAGACGCCGCGATCCTTCTGACGGTCAGCAACGCCGCCTGA
- a CDS encoding helix-turn-helix domain-containing protein, which produces MAAFTGRSAAPVKLSTVPFPAVTLFIDLGDAEVVEARGGDGIRGSGVVGIGAAQLRVRARHLECLQVRLSPTLAYAVLGEAVDDLAADTVGLDRIWGIEAERLCNRVYEQPDWDDRFAIVESALAYRCLSERRVDAEVTRAWHHLSARHGRIRVEQLADDVGWSRKRLWSRFRSQIGITPKRAAQLVRFDRAAHLLASGQSAATVAAECGYTDQSHLNRDTTTLAGLTPGGVATARWLQADPVAWPSSRSPAAPIATLD; this is translated from the coding sequence ATGGCAGCGTTCACAGGCCGCTCGGCAGCTCCGGTCAAACTATCGACGGTCCCGTTCCCCGCCGTGACGCTGTTCATCGACCTGGGCGACGCCGAAGTCGTCGAAGCGCGGGGCGGGGACGGTATCCGCGGCAGTGGTGTCGTCGGGATCGGCGCCGCCCAGCTGCGAGTCCGCGCACGCCACCTCGAATGCCTGCAGGTGCGACTGTCGCCGACGCTGGCATACGCCGTGCTCGGCGAGGCAGTCGACGATCTCGCTGCTGACACGGTCGGACTTGACAGGATTTGGGGTATCGAGGCCGAGCGGCTGTGCAATCGCGTCTACGAACAACCGGATTGGGATGACCGATTCGCGATCGTCGAGTCGGCGCTCGCCTACCGGTGCCTGTCTGAGCGTCGGGTCGACGCCGAGGTGACCCGCGCCTGGCACCATCTGTCAGCACGTCATGGCCGGATCCGCGTCGAGCAGCTCGCTGATGACGTCGGCTGGAGTCGCAAGCGCTTGTGGTCTCGTTTCCGCTCGCAGATCGGCATTACGCCGAAGCGGGCCGCGCAACTGGTGCGCTTCGACCGCGCAGCCCACCTTCTCGCTTCCGGACAGAGCGCCGCCACGGTCGCTGCCGAATGCGGATACACCGATCAGTCGCACCTGAATCGGGACACCACAACTCTCGCCGGGCTCACACCCGGCGGCGTGGCCACCGCGCGGTGGCTTCAAGCCGATCCAGTCGCGTGGCCCAGCAGCCGGTCACCGGCAGCCCCGATCGCGACCCTCGACTGA
- a CDS encoding Rossmann-fold NAD(P)-binding domain-containing protein, whose translation MRGTDWSQIEALHDLVEAAGTIGVMSSGQGSVAGNERGGHELYRGSKAALNTFMRSYAARHRDGHRTLVLMAPGWVSTELRGPGARLRIDESIPNVVKTLDALAGARGLHYVDYLGRTVPW comes from the coding sequence ATGAGGGGCACCGACTGGTCGCAGATCGAGGCGCTGCACGACCTCGTCGAGGCTGCGGGCACGATCGGAGTGATGTCGTCGGGCCAAGGCAGCGTAGCGGGCAACGAGCGAGGAGGCCATGAGTTGTACCGCGGGAGCAAAGCAGCGCTGAACACCTTCATGCGCAGCTATGCTGCACGGCACCGGGACGGACACCGCACCCTCGTCCTCATGGCCCCTGGCTGGGTGAGCACGGAACTGCGCGGCCCAGGGGCCAGACTCCGCATTGACGAGAGCATCCCTAACGTCGTCAAGACACTTGACGCACTTGCCGGCGCCCGCGGCTTGCACTATGTCGACTACCTCGGCCGCACGGTGCCGTGGTGA
- a CDS encoding alpha/beta fold hydrolase, which translates to MTRSPFIRFDASSAPSQRNTGDAAHIRRHRKRRRLAFAAVVLGVIAGLLAVNTVIVNDQAAAAVSSSGTVRVGGTALNVREDGAVTAPALVLIHGLGGSIHWWDAVTPVLAKAHYVIRIDLLGHGRSAKPGGNQYSIPHQARLVGDVLTRLGITHAIVIGHSTGGYVATSLAEQRPLLVTALVLIDTGPSMSAYISGGPTGNLLTTPVIGQLIWRLRTDFLLRQAMGSAFSRPGYRIPQRIIDDLSGMTYHALTATSLASDMYIQQEPMPQRLKQVGKPLLVLYGADDHRWHPASYAQYSAVPGARIEAVPGVGHSPMLEDPAGTSSRILAFVNPLEAR; encoded by the coding sequence ATGACGAGATCACCCTTCATTCGCTTCGACGCGTCGTCGGCGCCAAGCCAGCGCAACACAGGTGACGCTGCACACATCCGCAGGCATCGAAAGCGTCGCCGGCTGGCTTTTGCCGCGGTCGTTCTCGGCGTCATTGCCGGGCTGCTGGCAGTGAACACCGTCATCGTCAACGACCAGGCGGCAGCCGCAGTGTCGAGCAGCGGCACGGTGCGAGTCGGCGGTACCGCACTCAATGTACGAGAGGACGGTGCGGTGACAGCTCCGGCCCTGGTGCTCATCCACGGCCTTGGAGGTTCTATCCATTGGTGGGATGCGGTCACGCCCGTGCTCGCGAAGGCGCACTACGTCATACGTATCGACCTTCTGGGGCACGGACGGTCCGCCAAGCCAGGCGGCAACCAGTACTCGATACCCCATCAGGCCAGGCTTGTCGGCGATGTGTTGACCAGGCTCGGCATCACTCACGCCATTGTGATCGGCCACTCGACCGGCGGATATGTCGCCACGTCCCTGGCTGAACAGCGCCCCTTGCTGGTGACGGCGCTGGTGCTCATCGACACCGGCCCGAGCATGTCGGCGTATATTTCCGGCGGTCCAACCGGGAACCTGCTCACCACGCCGGTGATCGGCCAGTTGATCTGGCGGCTACGCACCGACTTTCTGCTGCGGCAGGCCATGGGTTCTGCGTTCAGCCGTCCGGGCTACCGGATCCCGCAGCGGATCATCGACGATCTGAGCGGCATGACGTACCACGCACTCACCGCGACTTCGCTCGCCTCGGACATGTACATCCAGCAGGAACCGATGCCGCAGCGCCTCAAACAGGTCGGCAAGCCCTTGCTCGTGCTGTACGGTGCCGACGACCACCGTTGGCATCCGGCGTCGTACGCTCAGTACAGTGCAGTGCCGGGCGCGCGCATCGAGGCAGTGCCGGGTGTCGGTCACTCCCCGATGCTCGAGGACCCAGCAGGTACGTCTTCACGCATCCTCGCCTTCGTGAACCCCTTGGAGGCGCGATGA
- a CDS encoding diacylglycerol/lipid kinase family protein, protein MSTAAPRIVVAINPQASFGARQEVGPAVVTALSAAGFEVVAITQPNGELLRRETLAAVDAGADALVMVGGDGMAGMGTNIVAGTTLPLGIIPSGTGNDVARGLGMPIDDTDAAIRALLDALERGPRVIDAGRVRQGGLTTWFIGVLSAGFDAIVNERANRISHPRGKSRYTLAMLIELVSFRPIEYVVTTDSESFATRAMLISVANNRSIGGGMMIAPDAELDDGLLDLFIVTPMSKIRFISVFSKVFSGTHTSLPEVQLSRVRSVRLESPSAVAYADGERIGALPIEVEVVPGALRVLA, encoded by the coding sequence ATGTCGACCGCTGCACCCCGTATTGTCGTTGCGATCAATCCGCAAGCGTCGTTCGGGGCTCGGCAGGAGGTGGGGCCTGCCGTGGTGACCGCGCTGAGCGCGGCCGGCTTCGAGGTCGTCGCGATCACACAACCGAACGGCGAGCTTCTGCGGCGCGAGACATTGGCAGCCGTCGACGCGGGTGCCGACGCACTCGTGATGGTCGGCGGCGACGGCATGGCCGGAATGGGAACGAACATCGTTGCGGGCACCACGTTGCCGCTTGGCATCATTCCGAGCGGCACCGGCAATGACGTGGCGCGCGGGCTTGGCATGCCGATCGACGATACGGATGCCGCTATCCGTGCGCTGCTGGACGCCTTGGAGCGCGGTCCGCGCGTGATTGACGCCGGCCGTGTGCGCCAGGGCGGCCTCACCACCTGGTTCATCGGGGTGCTCTCGGCCGGATTCGACGCGATCGTGAACGAGCGGGCCAACCGCATATCGCATCCGCGCGGCAAAAGTCGGTACACGCTGGCCATGTTGATCGAACTCGTCAGCTTCCGGCCGATCGAGTACGTCGTGACCACGGACAGCGAGTCATTCGCGACCCGCGCAATGCTGATCTCCGTCGCGAACAATCGCTCGATCGGTGGCGGCATGATGATCGCTCCCGACGCCGAACTCGACGACGGGCTGCTCGACCTGTTCATTGTCACTCCGATGTCCAAGATCCGCTTCATCAGCGTCTTCTCGAAAGTATTCTCCGGAACGCATACGTCGCTTCCCGAGGTGCAGCTCTCCCGTGTTCGCAGCGTCAGGCTCGAGTCGCCGAGTGCGGTCGCGTACGCGGACGGCGAACGGATCGGTGCGCTGCCGATCGAGGTGGAAGTCGTGCCCGGCGCGCTGCGCGTTTTGGCCTAA
- a CDS encoding putative F420-0 ABC transporter substrate-binding protein, which translates to MRAPIRTVSFVGAAALALILSGCSAAASEQSVASASATVSPAASGPIDNCGTTVTVGAAPKRIVTIKSSTTELLLALGLGKRIVGSAFLDGPIPASLAGHGTPKVISDFLPGQEAVLALQPDFIYAGWESNFSADGVGERASLAQLGIGTYVSPSACKEAAFMPDPLTFDTVFTEIDQAGRVFGASAAAQKLVTQQKAQLHALTPPKKTVSALWYSSGSTTPYVGAGIGAPEMIMRASGLKNVFSNVHDTWSSVSWEAVAAANPHVIVVVDADWNTAKSKISALEANPVTKNLDAVVNHRFIVLPFASTEAGVRNVQAAASVIQQLKKVDG; encoded by the coding sequence ATGCGCGCACCAATCCGAACCGTATCTTTCGTCGGCGCAGCCGCGCTCGCGCTCATTCTCAGCGGATGTTCGGCGGCCGCGAGCGAACAATCCGTGGCGTCCGCGTCCGCAACGGTGTCGCCTGCGGCATCCGGGCCGATCGACAATTGCGGCACCACGGTGACGGTCGGCGCCGCGCCGAAGCGGATTGTGACGATCAAATCCTCCACGACGGAACTGCTGCTCGCCCTCGGATTGGGCAAGCGCATCGTGGGCTCGGCATTCCTCGACGGTCCGATTCCGGCCTCGCTCGCCGGCCACGGGACGCCGAAGGTGATCAGTGACTTCCTGCCCGGGCAAGAGGCGGTGCTTGCCTTACAGCCAGACTTCATTTACGCCGGCTGGGAGTCGAATTTCTCCGCAGACGGTGTGGGCGAGCGCGCGTCGCTCGCCCAGCTCGGCATCGGCACCTACGTGTCGCCGTCGGCGTGCAAGGAAGCCGCGTTCATGCCGGATCCGCTCACGTTCGACACCGTGTTCACTGAGATCGATCAGGCCGGCCGAGTTTTCGGTGCGAGTGCTGCGGCGCAGAAGCTCGTGACGCAGCAAAAGGCGCAACTGCATGCGCTCACACCGCCGAAGAAGACGGTCAGTGCACTCTGGTACTCCAGCGGCAGCACGACACCGTACGTCGGTGCCGGTATCGGGGCACCCGAGATGATCATGCGGGCGTCTGGGCTGAAGAACGTGTTCTCGAACGTGCACGACACCTGGAGTTCGGTGAGCTGGGAGGCGGTCGCAGCAGCGAACCCGCACGTCATCGTGGTCGTCGATGCGGACTGGAACACCGCGAAATCGAAGATCAGTGCATTGGAGGCCAACCCGGTCACCAAGAATCTCGACGCCGTTGTCAACCATCGTTTCATCGTGTTGCCGTTCGCCTCGACTGAGGCCGGCGTTCGCAATGTGCAAGCGGCTGCCAGCGTCATCCAGCAGTTGAAGAAGGTCGACGGGTGA
- a CDS encoding heavy metal translocating P-type ATPase, translating to MNRSTQDMQDHDMHEHTVTKGAETTEPGADPGHEGHEGHEGHEGHEGHADHASHEGHAGHDPAIFRRKFWVSLILTVPTMVFSPGLQEILGLNGPRFAGSQYIPAVFGIAIFLYGGLVFLRGAVTELRARKPGMMTLISLAILVAFGYSAAVTLGLHGMDFWWELATLITIMLLGHWIEMSAVMGAQNALGELAKLLPDQAELVTRGADGIDAIQTVPVSQLAVDSLVMIRPGAGIPADGVVVEGHSQVDESLLTGESVPVGKAERDAVVAGSISGTGTLTVRVTKVGADTAIAGIMRLVADAQNAKSGSQLLADKAAGWLFYVALVAAAITLISWSLIQPGDPSFVLERVVTVLIIACPHALGLAIPLVAQIATTLGARNGLLIRSRAALEDARRIDVVLFDKTGTLTEGKQGVVAVHTRSGVAEAELLALAASVEAPAEHPIGRAIVDAALKRGIRVPKVENFQALPGRGVTGDVGARSVAVGAGRLLEERGLVLSPELAQATVDAGREARSIVYVVERGSVLGAIALADVVRPESAEAVRSLTDAGVRVAMLTGDSQAVASAVADQLGITEVLAEVLPERKAAAVAQLQADGSRVAMVGDGVNDAPALAQADVGIAIGAGTDVAIEAAGIVLVSSDPRGVGRTLALSHATYRKMQQNLFWATGYNVFAIPLAAGALVWAGITVSPALGAVLMSLSTIVVALNAQLLRRLRLR from the coding sequence ATGAACAGGAGCACACAGGACATGCAGGATCACGACATGCACGAGCACACGGTGACAAAGGGCGCGGAGACCACCGAACCCGGCGCAGATCCGGGGCATGAGGGCCATGAGGGCCACGAGGGCCACGAGGGCCACGAGGGCCACGCGGACCATGCCAGCCACGAAGGCCACGCCGGCCACGATCCGGCGATTTTTCGCCGGAAGTTCTGGGTGAGCCTGATTCTGACGGTCCCGACAATGGTGTTCTCGCCGGGGCTGCAGGAGATCCTCGGCTTGAACGGTCCGCGCTTCGCCGGCAGTCAATACATTCCGGCCGTGTTCGGCATCGCGATCTTCCTGTACGGCGGACTGGTGTTCCTCAGGGGTGCAGTGACAGAACTGCGTGCACGCAAGCCGGGAATGATGACGCTGATCTCACTGGCGATTCTGGTGGCGTTTGGCTACAGCGCCGCCGTTACGCTCGGCCTGCACGGCATGGACTTCTGGTGGGAACTCGCAACGCTCATCACCATCATGTTGCTCGGACACTGGATAGAGATGTCGGCCGTGATGGGCGCCCAGAACGCGCTTGGCGAACTCGCCAAGCTGCTTCCGGATCAGGCTGAACTCGTGACGCGCGGGGCCGACGGCATCGACGCCATCCAGACGGTCCCGGTGTCCCAACTCGCGGTCGACTCCCTCGTCATGATCCGGCCAGGTGCCGGTATTCCGGCAGACGGTGTGGTTGTGGAAGGACACTCACAGGTGGACGAATCCCTGCTGACGGGGGAGTCCGTTCCCGTCGGGAAGGCCGAGAGGGATGCTGTCGTCGCGGGCAGTATCAGTGGCACGGGCACGCTCACGGTGCGCGTGACGAAGGTCGGCGCGGACACAGCGATCGCCGGCATCATGCGATTGGTCGCGGACGCGCAGAATGCGAAATCCGGCTCGCAGTTGCTGGCCGACAAGGCGGCCGGATGGCTGTTCTACGTTGCGCTTGTCGCTGCCGCGATCACCCTGATCAGCTGGTCACTGATCCAACCGGGCGACCCATCGTTCGTGCTTGAGCGCGTCGTCACCGTGCTGATCATCGCTTGCCCGCACGCGCTCGGGCTCGCGATCCCGCTCGTCGCGCAGATCGCGACGACGCTGGGTGCCCGCAACGGGCTGCTGATTCGTAGCCGTGCCGCGTTGGAAGACGCTCGCCGGATCGATGTCGTGTTGTTCGATAAGACCGGTACCCTCACCGAGGGCAAGCAGGGGGTCGTCGCGGTGCACACCCGCAGTGGGGTTGCAGAAGCGGAGTTGCTTGCGCTCGCCGCATCCGTCGAGGCACCAGCGGAGCATCCGATCGGGCGGGCGATCGTCGATGCGGCGCTGAAGCGCGGCATCCGCGTGCCCAAGGTAGAGAACTTCCAAGCGCTGCCGGGGCGAGGTGTCACCGGAGACGTGGGCGCACGAAGCGTAGCGGTGGGTGCCGGACGTTTACTCGAGGAGCGCGGGTTGGTGCTCAGCCCGGAGCTGGCACAGGCCACCGTCGACGCCGGCCGCGAGGCGCGGTCTATCGTGTACGTGGTCGAGCGGGGCAGTGTGCTCGGTGCGATCGCGCTCGCCGATGTCGTGCGTCCGGAATCCGCTGAGGCTGTGCGTTCGCTGACGGATGCCGGGGTGCGCGTCGCCATGCTGACCGGAGACTCGCAGGCGGTCGCGTCCGCTGTGGCAGACCAATTGGGCATCACGGAGGTGCTCGCCGAGGTGTTGCCCGAACGCAAAGCGGCAGCTGTTGCCCAACTGCAAGCGGACGGTTCCAGGGTCGCGATGGTCGGCGACGGGGTGAACGACGCGCCGGCACTCGCCCAGGCTGATGTCGGCATTGCGATCGGCGCGGGTACGGACGTGGCGATTGAGGCTGCTGGAATCGTCTTGGTGTCGAGTGATCCGCGCGGCGTTGGCCGTACCCTCGCACTGTCGCACGCCACCTACCGCAAGATGCAGCAGAACTTGTTCTGGGCCACCGGCTACAACGTGTTCGCGATTCCCCTGGCTGCAGGGGCGCTGGTCTGGGCAGGGATCACGGTGTCGCCTGCGCTCGGAGCCGTTTTGATGAGTCTGTCGACCATCGTCGTCGCCCTGAATGCACAATTGCTGCGGCGGTTGCGGTTGCGTTGA
- a CDS encoding lipase maturation factor family protein yields MEWFGAEGYELARQVLQRGVAAVFLIAFLSTLAQFPALLGEHGLQPARDFLDRVGDSGRPTIFRRRYSDRMLRATAVVGAAIALSLVAGLPQLGPAWLPMAAFLLIWGGYLSIVDIGQTFYAFGWESLLLESGFLVAFLGSNETIPPVTIIIFVRWLVFRVEFGAGLIKLRGDRSWRDLTALYYHHETQPMPNPLSWYFHHLPKWMHRGEVLGNHFAQLIVPFFLFAPQPVASIAAAIVILTQAWLLLSGNFAWLNVLTMILAFSAVWDPAAHLVIPAMPAHTDTHPPEVWFIIVILAVTLFLVVLSWPPLRNLFSRHQLMNASFNRWHLVNAYGAFGSVTKERFEVIVEATDASQPTDAAVWLPYEFHGKPGDPARRPRQFAPYHLRLDWLMWFLALGMRNEAWFRVFLVRLLEADPATLRMLRYAPFGAERPRWVRARMFRYRFSSRAQRRTEHVWWVREEIGMLTPPICLPPARSE; encoded by the coding sequence ATGGAGTGGTTTGGTGCGGAAGGCTACGAACTCGCTCGGCAAGTGTTGCAGCGCGGCGTGGCTGCGGTATTCCTGATTGCGTTCCTCTCGACGCTCGCGCAGTTTCCAGCGCTGCTCGGCGAGCACGGATTGCAACCGGCGCGCGACTTCCTCGACCGCGTCGGCGATTCCGGCAGACCGACGATCTTTCGTCGCCGCTATTCCGACAGGATGCTGCGCGCGACCGCTGTCGTCGGTGCGGCGATCGCTCTCAGCCTGGTGGCCGGCCTGCCGCAACTCGGACCGGCATGGCTGCCGATGGCCGCTTTCCTGCTGATCTGGGGAGGCTATCTCTCGATCGTCGATATCGGCCAGACGTTCTACGCATTCGGCTGGGAGAGCCTGCTCCTCGAGTCGGGATTTCTCGTCGCATTCCTCGGCTCGAACGAAACCATCCCGCCGGTCACGATCATCATCTTCGTGCGCTGGCTCGTCTTTCGGGTCGAATTCGGGGCGGGTTTGATCAAGTTGCGCGGCGACCGCAGTTGGCGAGATCTGACCGCGCTGTATTACCACCACGAAACACAACCGATGCCGAATCCGCTCAGCTGGTATTTCCACCACTTGCCGAAATGGATGCACCGTGGCGAGGTGCTCGGCAATCATTTCGCTCAACTCATCGTGCCGTTCTTCCTGTTCGCCCCGCAGCCGGTCGCGAGCATCGCAGCCGCGATCGTCATCCTGACCCAGGCGTGGTTGCTGCTCTCGGGCAACTTCGCCTGGCTGAACGTGCTGACGATGATCCTCGCGTTCTCAGCTGTCTGGGACCCGGCCGCACATCTGGTCATCCCGGCGATGCCGGCGCACACAGACACGCATCCGCCCGAGGTGTGGTTCATCATCGTGATCCTGGCCGTCACACTGTTCCTGGTCGTGTTGAGTTGGCCGCCGTTGCGCAACCTGTTCTCTCGCCACCAGCTGATGAACGCGAGTTTCAACCGCTGGCATCTCGTGAACGCGTACGGCGCATTCGGCAGCGTCACGAAAGAGCGTTTCGAGGTGATCGTCGAGGCGACCGACGCATCGCAACCGACGGATGCTGCAGTCTGGCTCCCCTACGAATTCCACGGCAAACCCGGCGATCCGGCGCGTCGCCCACGTCAATTCGCGCCATACCATCTGCGCCTGGATTGGCTGATGTGGTTTCTCGCTCTCGGCATGCGCAACGAAGCCTGGTTCCGGGTTTTCCTCGTCCGGCTGCTCGAGGCCGACCCTGCAACACTGCGGATGCTGCGCTACGCCCCGTTCGGCGCAGAACGCCCCCGTTGGGTGCGCGCCCGGATGTTCCGCTACCGATTCTCCAGTCGCGCCCAGCGGCGCACAGAACACGTGTGGTGGGTTCGGGAGGAAATCGGCATGTTGACACCTCCGATCTGCCTGCCGCCTGCTCGCAGCGAGTAA
- a CDS encoding DUF2277 domain-containing protein, translating into MCRNIHTLHNFEPAATSDEVHAAALQYVRKISGTTKPSKANAEAFDRAVAGIAHLTQHLLDDLVTTAPPKDREVEAAKAKERSARRFAAA; encoded by the coding sequence ATGTGCCGGAACATCCATACCCTCCACAATTTCGAGCCAGCTGCAACAAGTGATGAGGTGCACGCGGCCGCCTTGCAGTATGTGCGCAAGATCAGCGGGACAACGAAGCCATCGAAGGCGAACGCTGAGGCGTTCGACCGCGCCGTCGCGGGGATCGCGCACCTCACCCAGCATCTGCTCGACGACCTCGTGACGACCGCCCCGCCGAAAGACCGCGAGGTCGAGGCCGCGAAGGCGAAGGAGCGCTCAGCGCGCCGCTTCGCCGCTGCTTGA
- a CDS encoding nitroreductase family deazaflavin-dependent oxidoreductase, with the protein MPLVGEYEPSSVKRSREQVELYESSGGTQGVTLGRLAVIILTTVGARSGKLRKTPLMRVEHDGAYAVVASMGGAPKHPVWYFNIRKSPQVELQDGPVKRDYLAHEAVGEEKTLWWARAVEAYPPYADYQTRTTRQIPLFVLEPVSE; encoded by the coding sequence ATGCCACTCGTCGGTGAATACGAACCCAGCTCGGTGAAGCGCTCTCGCGAGCAGGTGGAACTCTACGAAAGTTCCGGTGGCACCCAAGGCGTGACGCTGGGCCGGCTGGCTGTGATCATTCTGACCACGGTCGGCGCGAGGAGCGGCAAGCTGCGCAAAACGCCGCTGATGCGGGTCGAGCACGACGGCGCTTACGCGGTGGTCGCCTCCATGGGCGGCGCGCCGAAGCATCCGGTGTGGTATTTCAACATTCGCAAGAGCCCGCAGGTCGAGCTGCAGGACGGCCCGGTCAAGCGCGACTATCTCGCGCATGAGGCGGTCGGCGAAGAGAAGACGCTGTGGTGGGCGCGGGCGGTGGAGGCGTACCCGCCGTATGCGGACTATCAGACGAGGACGACGCGGCAGATCCCGCTGTTCGTGCTGGAGCCCGTCTCCGAGTGA